The Pygocentrus nattereri isolate fPygNat1 chromosome 17, fPygNat1.pri, whole genome shotgun sequence genome window below encodes:
- the grik1b gene encoding glutamate receptor ionotropic, kainate 1 isoform X2, giving the protein MAKIIIPLLWLVTELRASAQQVLRIGGIFETLENEPVSVEELAFKFAVTNINRNRTLMPNTTLTYDIQRINLFDSFEASRRACDQLGLGVAAVFGPSHSSSVSAVQSICNALEVPHIQTRWKHPSVDNKDSFYINLHPDYAPISRAVLEIVQFYKWKTVTVVYEDATGLIRLQELIKAPSRYNIKIKIRQLPVGSKDARPLLKEMKKGKEFCVIFDCSYQTSVEVLKQLLFMGMMTEYYHFFFTTLDLYSLDLEPYRYSGVNMTGFRLLNIDNPEVASVLEKWSMERMQAPQKPESGLSEGMMTTEAALMYDAVYMVAAASQRASQITVSSLQCHRHKPWRFGSRFISMVKEAQWNGLTGQIILNKTDGLRKDFDLDVVSLKEDGMEKIGVWNSNLGLNLTDSVRDKSTNVTDSMANRTLIVTTILENPYVMYKKSDKPLYGNDRFEGYCLDLLKELSNILGFSYEVKLVSDGKYGAQNDKGEWNGMVRELIDHVADLAVAPLTITYVREKVIDFSKPFMTLGISILYHKPNGTNPGVFSFLNPLSPDIWMYVLLACLGVSCVLFVIARFTPYEWYNPHPCNPDSDVVENNFTLINSIWFGVGALMQQGSELMPKALSTRIVGGIWWFFTLIIISSYTANLAAFLTVERMDSPIDSADDLAKQTKIEYGAVRDGSTMTFFKKSKISTYEKMWAFMSSRKNTALVKNNREGIQRVLTTDYALLMESTSIEYISQRNCNLTQIGGLIDSKGYGVGTPIGSPYRDKVTIAILQLQEEGKLHMMKEKWWRGNGCPEEDSKEASALGVENIGGIFIVLAAGLVLSVFVAIGEFIYKSRKNLDVEEVSVGQCEWHNKF; this is encoded by the exons GGGGCATTTTTGAGACGTTGGAGAATGAGCCAGTCAGCGTGGAGGAACTGGCCTTTAAGTTCGCAGTGACCAACATTAACAGAAATAGGACGCTAATGCCCAATACCACACTCACCTATGACATACAGCGCATCAACCTGTTCGACAGCTTTGAGGCTTCTCGCAGAG CGTGTGACCAGCTTGGGCTGGGCGTGGCTGCTGTCTTTGGCCCCTCCCACAGCTCTTCAGTCAGTGCAGTGCAGTCCATTTGCAATGCCTTGGAGGTACCGCACATCCAGACCCGGTGGAAACATCCGTCTGTGGACAACAAGGACAGCTTCTACATCAACCTGCACCCAGATTATGCCCCCATCAGTCGGGCCGTGCTGGAGATTGTGCAGTTCTACAAGTGGAAGACGGTCACGGTTGTCTATGAAGACGCAACAG GTCTGATTCGTCTCCAGGAGCTGATCAAAGCTCCTTCTCGATACAACATTAAGATAAAGATCCGTCAGCTGCCGGTGGGGAGCAAAGACGCCCGGCCACTTCTCAAAGAGATGAAGAAAGGCAAAGAGTTCTGCGTGATCTTTGACTGCTCCTACCAGACGTCCGTAGAGGTGCTCAAACAG TTGCTGTTTATGGGCATGATGACCGAATATTACCATTTCTTCTTTACCACACTG GATTTGTACTCTCTGGACCTGGAGCCGTATCGGTACAGCGGGGTGAATATGACGGGTTTCCGTCTGCTCAACATCGATAACCCTGAGGTGGCGTCTGTGCTGGAGAAGTGGTCCATGGAGCGAATGCAGGCTCCACAAAAACCCGAGAGTGGTCTGAGCGAGGGCATGATGACG ACGGAGGCGGCTCTGATGTATGATGCTGTTTACATGGTGGCGGCGGCGTCCCAGCGAGCGTCCCAGATCACCGTCAGCTCTCTGCAGTGCCACAGACACAAACCGTGGCGCTTCGGCTCGCGCTTCATCAGCATGGTCAAGGAG GCTCAGTGGAACGGACTGACTGGACAAATAATCTTAAACAAGACAGATGGTTTGAGGAAGGATTTCGACCTGGATGTTGTCAGTCTGAAAGAGGACGGCATGGAAAAG ATTGGGGTGTGGAACTCAAATTTAGGGCTTAACTTGACAGACAGTGTTCGAGACAAGTCGACTAATGTTACAGACTCCATGGCCAACCGGACCCTAATCGTCACCACCATTCTG GAAAACCCATATGTGATGTATAAGAAGTCAGATAAGCCGCTTTATGGGAACGACCGGTTCGAGGGCTACTGTCTGGACCTTCTGAAGGAGCTCTCCAACATCCTGGGCTTTTCCTATGAGGTCAAACTGGTGTCAGATGGCAAGTATGGTGCGCAGAATGATAAAGGCGAGTGGAACGGGATGGTCCGTGAGCTCATAGATCAC GTGGCGGATTTGGCCGTGGCTCCCCTCACCATCACCTATGTCAGGGAGAAGGTCATTGACTTCTCCAAGCCCTTCATGACTCTGGGCATCTCCATTCTGTACCACAAACCCAACGGCACCAACCCGGGCGTCTTCTCCTTCCTCAACCCGCTCTCACCTGACATCTGGATGTACGTCCTGCTCGCCTGCCTCGGAGTCAGCTGTGTCCTCTTCGTCATCGCCAG ATTTACTCCTTATGAATGGTACAACCCGCATCCCTGCAATCCCGACTCTGATGTGGTGGAGAACAACTTCACTCTGATCAACAGTATCTGGTTCGGCGTTGGAGCCCTCATGCAGCAAG GTTCAGAGCTGATGCCCAAAGCTCTGTCCACCAGGATCGTTGGAGGAATCTGGTGGTTCTTCACCCTCATCATCATCTCGTCCTATACAGCTAATCTGGCTGCTTTCCTCACTGTGGAGCGGATGGACTCCCCGATCGACTCGGCCGACGACCTGGCCAAGCAGACCAAGATAGAGTACGGAGCAGTGAGGGACGGGTCTACCATGACCTTCTTCAAG AAATCGAAGATCTCCACCTATGAGAAAATGTGGGCCTTTATGAGCAGCCGTAAGAACACGGCGCTGGTGAAGAACAACCGCGAAGGGATCCAGCGTGTGCTGACCACAGACTACGCCCTGCTGATGGAGTCCACCAGCATCGAGTACATCAGCCAGAGGAACTGCAACCTCACCCAGATCGGGGGGCTCATAGACTCCAAAGGATACGGAGTGGGGACCCCTATCG GTTCTCCGTATCGGGATAAGGTGACGATAGCGATCCTGCAGCTGCAGGAAGAAGGGAAGCTGCACATGATGAAGGAGAAATGGTGGAGAGGGAACGGCTGCCCGGAGGAGGACAGCAAAGAGGCCAGCGCTCTCGGCGTGGAGAACATCGGTGGAATTTTCATCGTTCTGGCTGCTGGACTGGTGCTGTCTGTCTTTGTGGCCATCGGAGAGTTCATCTACAAATCACGCAAGAACCTGGATGTGGAGGAGGTCAGCGTGGGCCAGTGCGAGTGGCACAACAAGTTCTGA
- the grik1b gene encoding glutamate receptor ionotropic, kainate 1 isoform X1: protein MAKIIIPLLWLVTELRASAQQVLRIGGIFETLENEPVSVEELAFKFAVTNINRNRTLMPNTTLTYDIQRINLFDSFEASRRACDQLGLGVAAVFGPSHSSSVSAVQSICNALEVPHIQTRWKHPSVDNKDSFYINLHPDYAPISRAVLEIVQFYKWKTVTVVYEDATGLIRLQELIKAPSRYNIKIKIRQLPVGSKDARPLLKEMKKGKEFCVIFDCSYQTSVEVLKQLLFMGMMTEYYHFFFTTLDLYSLDLEPYRYSGVNMTGFRLLNIDNPEVASVLEKWSMERMQAPQKPESGLSEGMMTTEAALMYDAVYMVAAASQRASQITVSSLQCHRHKPWRFGSRFISMVKEAQWNGLTGQIILNKTDGLRKDFDLDVVSLKEDGMEKTDAGRFNKVWKKIGVWNSNLGLNLTDSVRDKSTNVTDSMANRTLIVTTILENPYVMYKKSDKPLYGNDRFEGYCLDLLKELSNILGFSYEVKLVSDGKYGAQNDKGEWNGMVRELIDHVADLAVAPLTITYVREKVIDFSKPFMTLGISILYHKPNGTNPGVFSFLNPLSPDIWMYVLLACLGVSCVLFVIARFTPYEWYNPHPCNPDSDVVENNFTLINSIWFGVGALMQQGSELMPKALSTRIVGGIWWFFTLIIISSYTANLAAFLTVERMDSPIDSADDLAKQTKIEYGAVRDGSTMTFFKKSKISTYEKMWAFMSSRKNTALVKNNREGIQRVLTTDYALLMESTSIEYISQRNCNLTQIGGLIDSKGYGVGTPIGSPYRDKVTIAILQLQEEGKLHMMKEKWWRGNGCPEEDSKEASALGVENIGGIFIVLAAGLVLSVFVAIGEFIYKSRKNLDVEEVSVGQCEWHNKF from the exons GGGGCATTTTTGAGACGTTGGAGAATGAGCCAGTCAGCGTGGAGGAACTGGCCTTTAAGTTCGCAGTGACCAACATTAACAGAAATAGGACGCTAATGCCCAATACCACACTCACCTATGACATACAGCGCATCAACCTGTTCGACAGCTTTGAGGCTTCTCGCAGAG CGTGTGACCAGCTTGGGCTGGGCGTGGCTGCTGTCTTTGGCCCCTCCCACAGCTCTTCAGTCAGTGCAGTGCAGTCCATTTGCAATGCCTTGGAGGTACCGCACATCCAGACCCGGTGGAAACATCCGTCTGTGGACAACAAGGACAGCTTCTACATCAACCTGCACCCAGATTATGCCCCCATCAGTCGGGCCGTGCTGGAGATTGTGCAGTTCTACAAGTGGAAGACGGTCACGGTTGTCTATGAAGACGCAACAG GTCTGATTCGTCTCCAGGAGCTGATCAAAGCTCCTTCTCGATACAACATTAAGATAAAGATCCGTCAGCTGCCGGTGGGGAGCAAAGACGCCCGGCCACTTCTCAAAGAGATGAAGAAAGGCAAAGAGTTCTGCGTGATCTTTGACTGCTCCTACCAGACGTCCGTAGAGGTGCTCAAACAG TTGCTGTTTATGGGCATGATGACCGAATATTACCATTTCTTCTTTACCACACTG GATTTGTACTCTCTGGACCTGGAGCCGTATCGGTACAGCGGGGTGAATATGACGGGTTTCCGTCTGCTCAACATCGATAACCCTGAGGTGGCGTCTGTGCTGGAGAAGTGGTCCATGGAGCGAATGCAGGCTCCACAAAAACCCGAGAGTGGTCTGAGCGAGGGCATGATGACG ACGGAGGCGGCTCTGATGTATGATGCTGTTTACATGGTGGCGGCGGCGTCCCAGCGAGCGTCCCAGATCACCGTCAGCTCTCTGCAGTGCCACAGACACAAACCGTGGCGCTTCGGCTCGCGCTTCATCAGCATGGTCAAGGAG GCTCAGTGGAACGGACTGACTGGACAAATAATCTTAAACAAGACAGATGGTTTGAGGAAGGATTTCGACCTGGATGTTGTCAGTCTGAAAGAGGACGGCATGGAAAAG ACCGATGCTGGGCGCTTTAATAAAGTTTGGAAGAAG ATTGGGGTGTGGAACTCAAATTTAGGGCTTAACTTGACAGACAGTGTTCGAGACAAGTCGACTAATGTTACAGACTCCATGGCCAACCGGACCCTAATCGTCACCACCATTCTG GAAAACCCATATGTGATGTATAAGAAGTCAGATAAGCCGCTTTATGGGAACGACCGGTTCGAGGGCTACTGTCTGGACCTTCTGAAGGAGCTCTCCAACATCCTGGGCTTTTCCTATGAGGTCAAACTGGTGTCAGATGGCAAGTATGGTGCGCAGAATGATAAAGGCGAGTGGAACGGGATGGTCCGTGAGCTCATAGATCAC GTGGCGGATTTGGCCGTGGCTCCCCTCACCATCACCTATGTCAGGGAGAAGGTCATTGACTTCTCCAAGCCCTTCATGACTCTGGGCATCTCCATTCTGTACCACAAACCCAACGGCACCAACCCGGGCGTCTTCTCCTTCCTCAACCCGCTCTCACCTGACATCTGGATGTACGTCCTGCTCGCCTGCCTCGGAGTCAGCTGTGTCCTCTTCGTCATCGCCAG ATTTACTCCTTATGAATGGTACAACCCGCATCCCTGCAATCCCGACTCTGATGTGGTGGAGAACAACTTCACTCTGATCAACAGTATCTGGTTCGGCGTTGGAGCCCTCATGCAGCAAG GTTCAGAGCTGATGCCCAAAGCTCTGTCCACCAGGATCGTTGGAGGAATCTGGTGGTTCTTCACCCTCATCATCATCTCGTCCTATACAGCTAATCTGGCTGCTTTCCTCACTGTGGAGCGGATGGACTCCCCGATCGACTCGGCCGACGACCTGGCCAAGCAGACCAAGATAGAGTACGGAGCAGTGAGGGACGGGTCTACCATGACCTTCTTCAAG AAATCGAAGATCTCCACCTATGAGAAAATGTGGGCCTTTATGAGCAGCCGTAAGAACACGGCGCTGGTGAAGAACAACCGCGAAGGGATCCAGCGTGTGCTGACCACAGACTACGCCCTGCTGATGGAGTCCACCAGCATCGAGTACATCAGCCAGAGGAACTGCAACCTCACCCAGATCGGGGGGCTCATAGACTCCAAAGGATACGGAGTGGGGACCCCTATCG GTTCTCCGTATCGGGATAAGGTGACGATAGCGATCCTGCAGCTGCAGGAAGAAGGGAAGCTGCACATGATGAAGGAGAAATGGTGGAGAGGGAACGGCTGCCCGGAGGAGGACAGCAAAGAGGCCAGCGCTCTCGGCGTGGAGAACATCGGTGGAATTTTCATCGTTCTGGCTGCTGGACTGGTGCTGTCTGTCTTTGTGGCCATCGGAGAGTTCATCTACAAATCACGCAAGAACCTGGATGTGGAGGAGGTCAGCGTGGGCCAGTGCGAGTGGCACAACAAGTTCTGA
- the grik1b gene encoding glutamate receptor ionotropic, kainate 1 isoform X3, which yields MPNTTLTYDIQRINLFDSFEASRRACDQLGLGVAAVFGPSHSSSVSAVQSICNALEVPHIQTRWKHPSVDNKDSFYINLHPDYAPISRAVLEIVQFYKWKTVTVVYEDATGLIRLQELIKAPSRYNIKIKIRQLPVGSKDARPLLKEMKKGKEFCVIFDCSYQTSVEVLKQLLFMGMMTEYYHFFFTTLDLYSLDLEPYRYSGVNMTGFRLLNIDNPEVASVLEKWSMERMQAPQKPESGLSEGMMTTEAALMYDAVYMVAAASQRASQITVSSLQCHRHKPWRFGSRFISMVKEAQWNGLTGQIILNKTDGLRKDFDLDVVSLKEDGMEKTDAGRFNKVWKKIGVWNSNLGLNLTDSVRDKSTNVTDSMANRTLIVTTILENPYVMYKKSDKPLYGNDRFEGYCLDLLKELSNILGFSYEVKLVSDGKYGAQNDKGEWNGMVRELIDHVADLAVAPLTITYVREKVIDFSKPFMTLGISILYHKPNGTNPGVFSFLNPLSPDIWMYVLLACLGVSCVLFVIARFTPYEWYNPHPCNPDSDVVENNFTLINSIWFGVGALMQQGSELMPKALSTRIVGGIWWFFTLIIISSYTANLAAFLTVERMDSPIDSADDLAKQTKIEYGAVRDGSTMTFFKKSKISTYEKMWAFMSSRKNTALVKNNREGIQRVLTTDYALLMESTSIEYISQRNCNLTQIGGLIDSKGYGVGTPIGSPYRDKVTIAILQLQEEGKLHMMKEKWWRGNGCPEEDSKEASALGVENIGGIFIVLAAGLVLSVFVAIGEFIYKSRKNLDVEEVSVGQCEWHNKF from the exons ATGCCCAATACCACACTCACCTATGACATACAGCGCATCAACCTGTTCGACAGCTTTGAGGCTTCTCGCAGAG CGTGTGACCAGCTTGGGCTGGGCGTGGCTGCTGTCTTTGGCCCCTCCCACAGCTCTTCAGTCAGTGCAGTGCAGTCCATTTGCAATGCCTTGGAGGTACCGCACATCCAGACCCGGTGGAAACATCCGTCTGTGGACAACAAGGACAGCTTCTACATCAACCTGCACCCAGATTATGCCCCCATCAGTCGGGCCGTGCTGGAGATTGTGCAGTTCTACAAGTGGAAGACGGTCACGGTTGTCTATGAAGACGCAACAG GTCTGATTCGTCTCCAGGAGCTGATCAAAGCTCCTTCTCGATACAACATTAAGATAAAGATCCGTCAGCTGCCGGTGGGGAGCAAAGACGCCCGGCCACTTCTCAAAGAGATGAAGAAAGGCAAAGAGTTCTGCGTGATCTTTGACTGCTCCTACCAGACGTCCGTAGAGGTGCTCAAACAG TTGCTGTTTATGGGCATGATGACCGAATATTACCATTTCTTCTTTACCACACTG GATTTGTACTCTCTGGACCTGGAGCCGTATCGGTACAGCGGGGTGAATATGACGGGTTTCCGTCTGCTCAACATCGATAACCCTGAGGTGGCGTCTGTGCTGGAGAAGTGGTCCATGGAGCGAATGCAGGCTCCACAAAAACCCGAGAGTGGTCTGAGCGAGGGCATGATGACG ACGGAGGCGGCTCTGATGTATGATGCTGTTTACATGGTGGCGGCGGCGTCCCAGCGAGCGTCCCAGATCACCGTCAGCTCTCTGCAGTGCCACAGACACAAACCGTGGCGCTTCGGCTCGCGCTTCATCAGCATGGTCAAGGAG GCTCAGTGGAACGGACTGACTGGACAAATAATCTTAAACAAGACAGATGGTTTGAGGAAGGATTTCGACCTGGATGTTGTCAGTCTGAAAGAGGACGGCATGGAAAAG ACCGATGCTGGGCGCTTTAATAAAGTTTGGAAGAAG ATTGGGGTGTGGAACTCAAATTTAGGGCTTAACTTGACAGACAGTGTTCGAGACAAGTCGACTAATGTTACAGACTCCATGGCCAACCGGACCCTAATCGTCACCACCATTCTG GAAAACCCATATGTGATGTATAAGAAGTCAGATAAGCCGCTTTATGGGAACGACCGGTTCGAGGGCTACTGTCTGGACCTTCTGAAGGAGCTCTCCAACATCCTGGGCTTTTCCTATGAGGTCAAACTGGTGTCAGATGGCAAGTATGGTGCGCAGAATGATAAAGGCGAGTGGAACGGGATGGTCCGTGAGCTCATAGATCAC GTGGCGGATTTGGCCGTGGCTCCCCTCACCATCACCTATGTCAGGGAGAAGGTCATTGACTTCTCCAAGCCCTTCATGACTCTGGGCATCTCCATTCTGTACCACAAACCCAACGGCACCAACCCGGGCGTCTTCTCCTTCCTCAACCCGCTCTCACCTGACATCTGGATGTACGTCCTGCTCGCCTGCCTCGGAGTCAGCTGTGTCCTCTTCGTCATCGCCAG ATTTACTCCTTATGAATGGTACAACCCGCATCCCTGCAATCCCGACTCTGATGTGGTGGAGAACAACTTCACTCTGATCAACAGTATCTGGTTCGGCGTTGGAGCCCTCATGCAGCAAG GTTCAGAGCTGATGCCCAAAGCTCTGTCCACCAGGATCGTTGGAGGAATCTGGTGGTTCTTCACCCTCATCATCATCTCGTCCTATACAGCTAATCTGGCTGCTTTCCTCACTGTGGAGCGGATGGACTCCCCGATCGACTCGGCCGACGACCTGGCCAAGCAGACCAAGATAGAGTACGGAGCAGTGAGGGACGGGTCTACCATGACCTTCTTCAAG AAATCGAAGATCTCCACCTATGAGAAAATGTGGGCCTTTATGAGCAGCCGTAAGAACACGGCGCTGGTGAAGAACAACCGCGAAGGGATCCAGCGTGTGCTGACCACAGACTACGCCCTGCTGATGGAGTCCACCAGCATCGAGTACATCAGCCAGAGGAACTGCAACCTCACCCAGATCGGGGGGCTCATAGACTCCAAAGGATACGGAGTGGGGACCCCTATCG GTTCTCCGTATCGGGATAAGGTGACGATAGCGATCCTGCAGCTGCAGGAAGAAGGGAAGCTGCACATGATGAAGGAGAAATGGTGGAGAGGGAACGGCTGCCCGGAGGAGGACAGCAAAGAGGCCAGCGCTCTCGGCGTGGAGAACATCGGTGGAATTTTCATCGTTCTGGCTGCTGGACTGGTGCTGTCTGTCTTTGTGGCCATCGGAGAGTTCATCTACAAATCACGCAAGAACCTGGATGTGGAGGAGGTCAGCGTGGGCCAGTGCGAGTGGCACAACAAGTTCTGA